The sequence ACCTTGAGAACAAACAAAAAACTTACACAGGTAAGCGAGGAACGAGACTCCGATAGTGGACAATTATTTTTCCCATCGCCCTGTGATTTTACAGATACCCAATCATTAAAACAGCTATACAGATAAAACAGGATATCACATTTTTTTGTTCCATGAAGAAAACATACGCATCTCATACTGAAAAAATTTATTAGCCATCTCCGCCAGTAAAGAAAAATAGGTTTTTGGCTTCCTCTTCTTGACATCAGCCAGAAATTGATGCATCCACTTTCCAGGATGGTCAATAAAAAATCGGCACTGTTCATCTTGAGAAAAGGATCCCGACTCAATGGCCTTTTCGATCAGACAGGCCATAAAGTCGAGTTCAAGAGCAATATGATCGGGCAGCAAATAGGAATGCTGAGGATCCACAGTAAAGCCATATTGTTCATACTGCTCGCCTACACGCCGAGCAGATTGTCCCATAATAGTATCTTCCAGATACACGGATTCGTAAGGGGAAATCCTGTTTGTATTGGGACTATTGATAAAGAGCGCAGTATGGTCACAGCAGAGCTCA comes from Desulfocapsa sulfexigens DSM 10523 and encodes:
- a CDS encoding TorD/DmsD family molecular chaperone, yielding MKVTAETESNAGSVGILAFSQEQGRDTEQLHLARHAIYKMLSLAYLYPGDIDWTTFTRELPGVLGEASEVLCLDVREETEVLADMSSSLDFNELCCDHTALFINSPNTNRISPYESVYLEDTIMGQSARRVGEQYEQYGFTVDPQHSYLLPDHIALELDFMACLIEKAIESGSFSQDEQCRFFIDHPGKWMHQFLADVKKRKPKTYFSLLAEMANKFFQYEMRMFSSWNKKM